AATCCAAAACTTTGAAATCCAACATgttccagtgagcatttcctttaagCATCATTGTTGGTGCGCAAAAAGTCTAATTCGGATTTTGAATTAgacttcagattttcagatttggcaCGCTCAGCTACTAGTTAGATGTCAGTGGTTTGAGCTATCTTATGAGATCATTAAAGCAGATATGTGTAGCTTCTCAGATATTCTGGGTTTATGTGGGAACAAATTGCAGGTAGCCATTTGTGAACAGAACTTGTGCTTCTCCTTCCTCAGTTGTGCTGCATGGAAACAACCTGTTAGTATTTGGAGGTACGGGCATCCCATTTGGAGAGAGCAACGGCAATGACGTCCATGTGTGTAATGTGAAGTATAAGAGATGGGCTTTGCTCAGCTGTCGGGGGAAGAAACCCAGTCGTATATATGGACAGGTACCAATCTGTGGCCAGTCATGGtgtatttgttcatatttttctagTCTGGGGATGGTGTTAGAATATTTGTAAttgttaccattttattttaatggagaAGAGTTCTTTGTGGTTAGTACTTGATTTTTTAGTTCTGATATGAAATTATAATTTGCAAATCTGGTTACTTgctgtgttcttttcttttctcttcctttcttttctttttttttcactttctgtttctaattCAATTTAGGTCAGGATGTAGACCTGTATGGAAGTTCCTTTAAATGTTAGaaccccacctccacctctaccCTCACCCCCCGTGAGAGATTGGGCTTCACTATGGTCTGGGTCCTGGTCATTTTTAGAGTGATTCTTGAGTAGATGAGAAAGCACTTGGTGAAGAAACTTTTACATGGATCTGAGCTAAAACATACATTATGTAGAGATTAGTTTAGGTTCCAGCGCTTCAAACCTTAGGTCTGAAAAGTTATATCCAGAAAGATAGGGAGCAACCCACCATACATCAGAGACTCTTTGAGAGTTTAAGCTTAAAACAACCAAGCTTTGACTTCTTTCTTGACTCGCTGGCATTAGTACTGATAAACAGCTTCTGAGCTTAACTTCAAAGGAGCACATACTGGATAACTTTGTTGCTTCCACAGGAGGCATTTAAACTTAAGAAGTGGCCATAACAATAGCTGAAACTTTCATTGAAAAGGGTCCAGTGGAAAACATCAGGTTCCTTGAACTGCTAACTAGGGTTTCTACTTAGCAGATTGTGGTGGCTTATTTTCATATCTGCTGCTTCTTGAGAGCATTTTTCTTCAGACTGCTTATAAAGAGAAGCAGCTTTCAATGGAAATGCTTATGCCCATGGGCTAGAAATTATTTGATCAGCCAGGACCCTTAAGAATCATCTTGGGAGGTAGGACTTCCTTTCCAGTTGAGTAAAGCTTCACCTTTCTAAAGGTGTTTTCCAGGTTCTTAAAATAATCTCTGGGTTCTCtaaaatctttattcttttaagAGTCTGAtacattaaaagattaaaatacaaGAGAATTTCATAAAACCTGATTTGGAGGTATCTGGTAAGTTTACATTCTTTAATCAAGTGTTAACAAGTCGGTCTTATTCACCTTTCCTTGTTATCCAGGCTATGGCCATCATCAATGGCTCCCTTTATGTCTTTGGAGGTACAACCGGCTATATTTACAGCACAGACCTGCACAAGTTAGATCTCAATACCAGAGAGTGGACACAACTGAAACCAAACAACCTATCCTGTGATCTACCAGAAGAGAGGTGAGGTTCTAGGATTCAAGCATATTTATTCTTTCGTGCTAACATTTGACCTCTTTCAGAGTGTTGGCAATATGAAGAAAACCCTTTGGCCCCAGTTAGAATAACTAACTGGCTGTTGGATGTTAGATCTCAGGTAAATAGTAAAGAAAGGTCTATAGTAAAAAAAGTTCTTCTGGTGAGGAAATAATATTTCCTTCTAAACTACAGAATTTTTTTCCATGTCATTTCCTCTTATACTTTAGTCTCTCTGCATTAGGAAGATAGTAACACTTTGAAGAAGAAACCAGTGGTAACAACTATAACCAAATTTCATATTACAGGCAAAACAGTTACCGTCCAGTTACTTTttgatttccctttttttaaagaaagggtctcactctgtcacctaggctggagtacagtgacataatcatggctcactgcaatcttgacctcctgggctcaaggcattctcccatctcagccctccgcccaagtagctgggaatacaggcatgtgccaccacgtctggctaaatttttgtacagatgaggccgcaccgtgttgcccaggctgcttctcaaactcctaggctcaagtgatctgcctgcccttggcttcccagagtgttgggattacaggtgtgagccaccaagctgaGCCTGATTTCCCTTCTTAACTTGCATATTAGAATTCTTTGGCTCATTCTCTCACAGACATATCTTCAATACAGGGCACAGGGCCATCCCCACAGTGATGCCCAGTGAATGTTGATTGGATAGATGGAAGGAAGCttgcatggatggatgggtgatgaATGATAgatggatgtatggatggatggatggatggatggatggatggatggatggaaaggtCATTCATTTTAAGTGCTGTGTTAAACACTCAAACATCGCATGGTTCTCTCTAGTTGCCTTCTAGTAGCAGATCTAtatctttcacttttctttcctaATAGCAGTTGCCTCTTCATAGAATTAAACTCACTGTGGCTGGGCgcagcctgtaaccccagcactttgggaggctgaggcaggcggatcacgaggtcaggagttcgagaccagcctggccaacatggtgaaaccctgtctctgctaaaaatacaaaaaaagttagctgggtgtggtggtgggcacctgtaatcccagctactcgggaggctgaggcaggagaattgcttgaacccgggaggcagaggttgcagtgagctgagatcacgccattgcgctccagcctgggcgacagagcaagactccgtctcagaaaaaaaaaaaaaaagaattaaactcaCTGAAATActtgaagagattttttttcccctccagttTGAAAGCAAAGACAGTAAACCATTTTTTATTAACTCTATTTAGATGAATCCAGTGCCTCTTTGTTGCCTCTTTAAACAAAATAGCATATAGGTGCTAAGGAAGAATTTATCTTAATTGTAGACTGTTAGTGGACTGATCATTGTAAAACTACCATAAGAGGACTTGGAAGTTGGCCTCTTACTGGAATGATTTTGATGTAGTTTATTTTATCAGCAACAAGGCCTTCAGGTAAAGAAGGAAATAGATTaagttttcaaagcattttcacatggTTGCTTTCTTTAAGTCATTTTATGGAcatatcataaattattttagcttttagCTAGACTGCCTGGATGAAAGTTCTGAGGTGTTTTATGTTATATCCACAGTTCTGTGTAGTATAATTTTCTGCTAAATAAGTATCTTAATTTGCAAACTCATAGTCTAAGGTCTCTAAATGTAGGCagatcactttttaaaactatgtaataATTTCCCCTTTATACAAAGTTATCACAAAAGATTATAGAAAAatctacaaaatacaaattagcaaaatgaagaaaataaaaatccaagtCTAAACTCAAAGATAACCAGGTTTAATGTTTTGGATGATATCCTAATAGCCATTTTCTGTACATATTAATGTATCTATAAATTTTTAATgcaattgattaaaaaataatgacacaaaAAAGTTCTCAATACATTAACCACCATCTGGTGCCTACTCTGTTACTGGTTGTATACTaatccattttatgtatattctgTAAGTCATATAACCAATTCACTATTGTTAAACGCCTAGGTTATTTCCAATAACTTATTGTTATAAATAATGATGTAATAAAAAACCTTATAGCTAAATCTTAGATAGGTCATTTTTCACttaattataaatgaattttattgtaaattttcagATACCGACATGAAATTGCACATGACGGGCAGAGGATTTACATCTTGGGAGGTGGTACTTCCTGGACAGCATATTCCTTAAACaaggtatatttttttaaaaagaaaaaaagggagagggagaaggataGAAGGAGGCTTGCGTCAACCAAGCAAGATAATTCTGTTACtttggatattttaatttttgagcaCATTCCTCATTAACACCTATTTTGTGTTGGATGCACTTTATAAGGTCGAACCCTGTGCCCCAAAATGCTTTCAGTTGACAGGTGTTATTTATCACACActgaaaatactttataaaaattatcccCTTATGCTGGAAAAGGAAAGTGACTAAAAGGAAGGCATAGTAGCTTGAATGGAGCAACTAATTAGAATTGGAACCAGCATTATCAGAATGTCACATCCGCATCATCATCACTGCTGTGTATCTAAAAAGAACAGGCTTGTTTAGGGTTGCACGTCATGAACTTGAGAAAGCTGAGCTCTAAAGGGCTGTTATTCATCCATCCCTGTGGCATTTCTAAAATGTCATAGTCACACATCCCAGGGGAACCTAGATTAGGCTGTAGAGCTCCTGGACTGCTTGGAACCTTAATGGTCTTTTTCAAGTTTTGTCAAAACTGAATTCCCACATTCCCTTACAAACACTtgcttttttctattataaaaatgatacatgCCCCTTGTAGAAAATGTGGAAGTTGCAGAACAACATATAGAAGAAAATCAAGCATCACATGCACTGCAGCTTCTCATTCCAACCTTTTTCTTcgtttttttctgtgaattttaaaaagtgggctgggtgcggtagctcatgcctgtaatcccagccctttgggaggccgaggcgggcggatcacctgaggttgggagtttgagaccagcctggccaacatagtgaaaccccatctctattaaaaacacaaaaaattagctgggcgtgttggcgggcacctgtagtctcagctacacgggaggctgaggcaggagaattgcttgaacctgggaggtagaggctgcagtgagccaagatcgcgtcactacactccagcctgggtgacagagtaagactccatctcaaaaaaatataaaataaaaattgaaatcatgtaTGTGTTTAATTTTCAACTGCCTCATTTAATGTTTTCCCTTGTATTTGGaaagatcagaaaaaaagcaaaagaaaagaaagacttttcAACTAAGAATATATGTTTACGCAGGCTGCTGCTGTTAAAAGTCCAGTTTTCTGTATGGAAAATCACTGTaccttctgctcagttttgctgtgaactgaaaactgctttaaaaaacaaagtctattttttaaaaaatcctttttcaGGCTAGCTAAAATTAcaattatttatgtatgtgtatatgttcttttttttctccaagatcCATGCATACAACCTTGAAACGAATGCCTGGGAGGAAATTGCAACAAAACCCCatgaaaaaataggtaaatttaaaGTATTGATTAATTTATCTTTAACAAACATGTATTATACTTTTACTCATTTTGGaaggaaaaagtaattttacTGAGTTATATGTCAAGTTAAATACCTGTTGGGCTGGGCGCattgtctcacgcctataatctcagcactttgggaggccaaggcttgagcccaggagtttgagaccagcccaagcaacatggtgagaccctgtgtctacaaaaaatacaaaaaaatttgctgggcctggtggtgtacacctgtagtcccagctactccggaggctgaggtgggagaatcacctgagcttgggaaatAGAGGCTGTAGttagccatgattgagccactactctccagcctgggcatcaaaatgagaccctatctcaaaaagaaagaaaaatctgttgaACTGGTATTAGAAAATACTTGTATTCCTTAGCCCAATTATAATTTTTCcttagggctgggcgtggtggctcatgcctataatcccagcactttggaaggccgaggtgggtggatcctttgaggtcaggagttcgagacgagcctggccaacatggtgaaaccccatctctactaaaaatgtaaaaattagctgggcgtggtggcatgtacctgtcatcccagctacttgggaggctgaggcaggagaattgtttgaacctgggaggcagagattgcagtgagccaagatcacgccacggcactccaacctgggagacagagcaagactctgtcaaaaaaataaataaataaaaaacaaaaacaaaaactaacaaaaaaacacagtaatTCTCCTTAGCGATTGAGCAAAGAGACTTTTAATCCTCTTTGTTGAATTCTTTGGCAGAAGTTGGGAAATATGGGTGATATAAGAAATTGGAGCCTAAATAAAGATCTAccggctgggtatggtggctcatgcctataatcccagcactttgggaggctgagcccaggagttcgagaccagcctgtgcaacatggtgaaaccctgtctccactaaaaatacaaaaaattagctgggtgtggtggtgtgcacctgtagtcccagttactgaggaggctgaagtgggaggatcatttgagcccaggaggcggaggctgcagtgagccaagattgcactgctgcattccagcctgggcaacacagtgagaccctgtctctaaattaaataaataataaagatctacCTATCTCCTTGTGGGTAAAAGGGCTTGGGAAAGCCACTAGCAACTCCTGTCCTTTCCCTCTTTGTTTCCGGCACCTTAGCATTGTACTGTTATGATGAGACTCCTGATGGCTTTTGAAATAAGGAGGGAGTGGAAGGACTAGTCAATGTTTGCTTAACATGTAACAAAGGGATTGTTTTGAGTTACACGTAGTGTGTCTTTCACTGTGTTATATCAGTGTGGTTCCCAGTCTTTCTGTAAGTAATGGAActtctgtgtttgtgtgtttggcAGGCTTTCCTGCAGCCCGAAGGTGTCACAGTTGTGttcaaataaaaaatggtaagGATTCTAAATAACATTTTGCTTCCATTTCTGTAATTGTATCTTCTGAAAATGTCTTATTTCCTAAGATAGCCCCCTCAAAAGAGGCTCATAACTTTGAGAAAAGTCTATTTCTTGTAAACTTAAAGGGAAATTCATAGTTATGCCTCTGTCAGCTGTTTTCATAATGTAAACTAGTATGGTGTTTGGGTTCCTTCAGTTATTAGAGAACTCAAAAAATGGTGATAAATAAGCTTTTATTGTAGCACTTGATCTTTCAGCATCCCACACCTCAACAGATGTCTGTGGTTATGGTGGCTAATACTAATAATCTTGACTGTTTATACTGTAGAGACCTCAGCGAACATTGTATTAAAATTGTAATAACTCCTTCAGAGTGTTATTTCATAAAGTTGATTCTGTTCTCTCTCTGATGCCAAATGGAACTCTTCACTCATTCTTTGGCCATATTACAACAAAGGCATTGTATGGCTTCAGAAAGCAGCTGCAGCTACTTTAACTAAATGTGATAAGTGACTCCTCTCTGGATAACCTTCCTGTCTTTTAATTTACAACTTATTTCATCGTCTGATATAGCTCTTAAATTTTTTCTGGGAGGAAAGCATGTATAAATGAGTTAGATAGCCTGTATGCTTTTAGCAACTTAGTTCAGATACAACTAGGATTATTCTGCCATCTCTAGTTCAGAGGGATTTTTTATTGTGCTCCTGCTTTCTGGATAAGATTTATAGATAATGACATTGCTCACATTTCTCTCTGTGAGAATGGAACTGTACTTTCAGTTTTCCTTGAATCCTAGCCAAAAAAGTTTCCAGTGCATTTTATAGCTTAAGTATTGGCTTAAACTTGGTCTAGACCTGAGttaagaaatttattcatttaattctttgaGGCCAAGCACCATACAAATAGAATTCAACCTTAGTTCTAGGCATTTCGTTTGAAGGTTCACATAGCCTTTGTTACAAGTTATCTAATTAGTTATAACTAACTGATTTTACCAGAAAACCCACACCTTTCATTTTGGGAAAATTATTCCTAATAACTGTACAGATCAAACAGAGCTTCAGTTTGTCCTCTTCTCGCCGAAGAAAGCTTGGAAGAGCCTCTTTTGTGTTCCTAAACTGAACATTGCAGTGAAGTGAACGTTCCTCCTCAGGTTAAATGTCTACATAGAGACTTTAGTCTCTGCGAGCAGATAAATGTATATTCTTTCCAGGACATTATTTAAAGAAGAGTTTGCAAACTGGTGGCCTgcaaatgtgttttgtttggctcatatgtgtattaaaattttttttgaggccaggcatggtggctcatgcctgtaatcctagcactttgggaggctgaggcgggagggtcacttgagcccaggagttcaagaccagcctgggtaatatagtgagaccttgtctcttaaaaaaaaaaaaaaatatatatatatatatatatatatatatatacatactagccaaaacttaaaaatcaaaatgtttcatttttaaaaacataaccagATTTCCAACTTGCCTTGAAAAAAATGGACGATCTGGCAATTGCCAGCCTTAAGTCTGTTATAGGACCGAACAGCTGGGGCTGCATAGCTGTCGCCTCTTTTAGAGCATGAGCATTTCTGTCTGTTTTCCTGAGACTTCTGTTTGTTTATCTTCCCTAGACCCCCTTGCTCATTTACTTTCTGTGCCTGGAATCTGTAGGTATGTGTTTGAATTTGGTAACTTTGACATGAAGGCTCCTTAGAGGCTTGCATTCTTAGTCCCAGGGAAGACCCTGACATAGCATCTCAGTTCTGTTGAGGGACAAGACAACAGCATGAGAGGCTGCACAGCAGAAGTCGTCTGTGTCATGGGGCAATCCACTTCACTGGCCGCATGTCAGCTGGCTGTGTGACCTACTCTAAAACACTCCATAGCTTTGGCTCTTTTCctttgtgtgatcttggctttctcttttcttcatagatGTATTTATTTGTGGGGGCTATAATGGAGAGGTGATCCTGGGAGATATCTGGAAGTTGAATCTGCAGACTTTCCAATGGGTGAAGCTCCCAGCTACCATGCCAGAGCCAGTTTATTTTCACTGTGCAGCTGTTACAccagtaagtttttattttcatatcttccTTATGTAGTTACAGATGATAAGGAAATCTTTTTAGAGatattagcaagaaaaaaagccAGATATAGGCAAACCTTAGAtgattaataacatatttttaaaacttccttcCAAAGCTAGGCCCTCCTctaagaaaagaggagaaaaatcatCACACCCAAATTTGAGAGAATAACATAAATGTAAGAGAAATGCTACCTGTGGCATTCCGGCCCTGACCGTGATGTCAAAGGTGTTTCCTGGGAGGGCGGAATAGTTTTACCCCCTTGATACCATATTATTGAAGATCCTGCTCATTTCTTGAAGGCAAAGgcctttattttcatctttgtattcccagtATTTGGCATCTTGGATACTTAATATAGGTTTAGTTTAATGTTAGTTAATAGTGAAATTGTTTGTtgttgaagtaaaaaaaaattcatatatataggccgggcgcggtggctcaggcctgtaatcccagcactttgggaggccaaggtgggcggatcacgaggtcaggagattgagaccatcctggctaacacggatgaaaccccatctctactaaaaatacaaaaaaaaattagccggacgtggtggcgcgtgcctgtattcccagctactctggaggctgaagcaggagaatggcgtgaacccgggaggcggagagcttgcagtgagctgaaattgcgccactgcactccagcctgggcgacagagtgagactctgtctcaaaaaaaaaaaaaatcatatatatatatatatagtttttcccTTAGtaattcattaattatttaaacCCTCTTGATCTCCACATGGTATTGGGATCAGTGAGGAattcttgtttcatttcattttgattcCATCTACTATGCTTTTTCCCCACTGAGTCTTCAGCCTTGTATGTTTCTCTCCCGTTTGAATTTGTCCTCTTTTGACTACTCATAGGCTGGTTGCATGTACATTCATGGAGGAGTGGTGAACATCCATGAAAACAAACGGACTGGGTCATTGTTTAAGATCTGGCTGGTGGTACCTAGCCTGCTGGAACTGGCATGGGAGAAGCTGCTTGCGGCCTTCCCTAACCTTGCAAACCTCTCCCGAACACAACTTCTGCACCTTGGACTCACACAGGGACTCATCGAACGCTTGAAATGAGGATTTCTGGACTGTTCATTGATACTGGAAATGTTAATTTAAAGAGACTCCTTTATTTATGGGCAGTGTAGAATGTGCTACAAAGAGGATTGGTTACCCTGATCAAGGCCTTATTTAGAAAATACATCAGATGCCTTTCTGTAAATTGGTTTTTCAGTTTATGGACATCTCACTTTCCCACGTGCTTCCTTCTTTGCTTCTGTTCCTCCTGACCCATTACATGCACATGTACTCACATACTCCCTCTTCCTTCTCGATGGAGTTAAGGGAAAGCCTGAAAGTACCTTAATAATGTTATTAATCAAGACAGATTCCTTTTTAAAGGAATTCTGAATAGTTCCATGTCATACAATATTCTAGAAATTAAAACATcatcaacataaagaaaaatgaaattaaaaaatttttacatcTAGCAACAGCAACAACCACAAATTTAGGGGAAGCTGAGAAGGCTAACCTTGGGAATCTTGCAGGTTATACTTAAACCTAGATGTTTAACTTAGTGTTTTCAAGATGTGTCTAACTGAGTAGTAGCTGGGTCTGATGGCAGCAGTGCTTGCCATCTTGTTGCACAGATAACTCAAACCTACCCTTTGGCTTTGAAGGAAGGTTAAGCAGCCCAGCAACTCTTGGTTAGTGATTTCTTTCTCATCCTCATGGTGCCAGCAGTGGTTAGAGTTGGTTTGTCAAAAGACTTACGTGTGTGTCGTGGTCGTGCTCTTTGTTGTTGCTCTTAGAAATTATGGCACCAAGAATGTTTCAAACGGAAAAACTTGTGGTGGCCAAAGTTCTTCATTCtg
The sequence above is a segment of the Homo sapiens chromosome 7, GRCh38.p14 Primary Assembly genome. Coding sequences within it:
- the KLHDC10 gene encoding kelch domain-containing protein 10; the encoded protein is MSAAQGWDRNRRRGGGAAGAGGGGSGAGGGSGGSGGRGTGQLNRFVQLSGRPHLPGKKKIRWDPVRRRFIQSCPIIRIPNRFLRGHRPPPARSGHRCVADNTNLYVFGGYNPDYDESGGPDNEDYPLFRELWRYHFATGVWHQMGTDGYMPRELASMSLVLHGNNLLVFGGTGIPFGESNGNDVHVCNVKYKRWALLSCRGKKPSRIYGQAMAIINGSLYVFGGTTGYIYSTDLHKLDLNTREWTQLKPNNLSCDLPEERYRHEIAHDGQRIYILGGGTSWTAYSLNKIHAYNLETNAWEEIATKPHEKIGFPAARRCHSCVQIKNDVFICGGYNGEVILGDIWKLNLQTFQWVKLPATMPEPVYFHCAAVTPAGCMYIHGGVVNIHENKRTGSLFKIWLVVPSLLELAWEKLLAAFPNLANLSRTQLLHLGLTQGLIERLK
- the KLHDC10 gene encoding kelch domain-containing protein 10 isoform X2, whose translation is MGTDGYMPRELASMSLVLHGNNLLVFGGTGIPFGESNGNDVHVCNVKYKRWALLSCRGKKPSRIYGQAMAIINGSLYVFGGTTGYIYSTDLHKLDLNTREWTQLKPNNLSCDLPEERYRHEIAHDGQRIYILGGGTSWTAYSLNKIHAYNLETNAWEEIATKPHEKIGFPAARRCHSCVQIKNDVFICGGYNGEVILGDIWKLNLQTFQWVKLPATMPEPVYFHCAAVTPAGCMYIHGGVVNIHENKRTGSLFKIWLVVPSLLELAWEKLLAAFPNLANLSRTQLLHLGLTQGLIERLK
- the KLHDC10 gene encoding kelch domain-containing protein 10 isoform X1, which translates into the protein MSAAQGWDRNRRRGGGAAGAGGGGSGAGGGSGGSGGRGTGQLNRFVQLSGRPHLPGHRPPPARSGHRCVADNTNLYVFGGYNPDYDESGGPDNEDYPLFRELWRYHFATGVWHQMGTDGYMPRELASMSLVLHGNNLLVFGGTGIPFGESNGNDVHVCNVKYKRWALLSCRGKKPSRIYGQAMAIINGSLYVFGGTTGYIYSTDLHKLDLNTREWTQLKPNNLSCDLPEERYRHEIAHDGQRIYILGGGTSWTAYSLNKIHAYNLETNAWEEIATKPHEKIGFPAARRCHSCVQIKNDVFICGGYNGEVILGDIWKLNLQTFQWVKLPATMPEPVYFHCAAVTPAGCMYIHGGVVNIHENKRTGSLFKIWLVVPSLLELAWEKLLAAFPNLANLSRTQLLHLGLTQGLIERLK